From Crassaminicella indica, one genomic window encodes:
- a CDS encoding NYN domain-containing protein has product MNQFLLVDGYNVINAWPHLKEVGKVNLEEARDALVQELVDYKHYTGYSVIVVFDAHYVKGSDVKRFFTKGVEVVFTKEHQTADSYIEKKVEELMKDRKNSVMVATSDWAEQQVVLGSGAIRISARELKIELDKIIKKIHKKAAASKQIRSTIEDRIGKDIVEKLEKWRRNQ; this is encoded by the coding sequence TTGAATCAATTTTTATTGGTAGATGGATATAATGTAATAAATGCTTGGCCTCATTTAAAGGAAGTAGGAAAGGTGAATTTAGAGGAAGCAAGAGATGCGCTTGTTCAAGAGTTGGTGGATTATAAGCATTATACAGGATATTCTGTTATTGTTGTATTTGATGCTCATTATGTAAAGGGAAGTGATGTAAAACGCTTTTTTACAAAGGGAGTAGAGGTAGTATTTACAAAAGAACATCAGACAGCGGATTCTTATATAGAAAAAAAGGTAGAAGAACTTATGAAAGACAGAAAAAATTCTGTGATGGTTGCTACATCAGATTGGGCAGAGCAGCAGGTTGTATTGGGTAGCGGTGCTATAAGAATTTCTGCAAGGGAATTAAAAATTGAATTAGATAAAATAATAAAAAAAATCCATAAAAAAGCAGCAGCTTCTAAACAAATACGTTCCACTATTGAAGATCGAATAGGCAAGGATATTGTCGAAAAGCTTGAAAAATGGCGCAGAAATCAATGA
- the rpmG gene encoding 50S ribosomal protein L33, whose translation MRVKVTLACTECKQRNYHTMKNKKNNPDRLEMKKYCKFCKTHTTHKETK comes from the coding sequence ATGAGAGTAAAAGTAACTTTAGCATGTACAGAATGCAAACAAAGAAATTATCATACTATGAAGAATAAAAAGAACAATCCAGACAGATTAGAAATGAAAAAATACTGCAAATTCTGTAAAACTCACACAACTCACAAAGAAACAAAATAA
- the rplL gene encoding 50S ribosomal protein L7/L12, whose product MTKEQIIEAIKGMTVLELNELVKACEEEFGVSAAAPVAVMGGAAAPAAEEKNEFDVILTSAGSQKIKVIKAVREITGLGLKEAKELVDGAPKTLKEGVAKEEAETMKAKLEEVGAGVELK is encoded by the coding sequence ATGACAAAAGAGCAAATTATTGAAGCTATAAAAGGTATGACTGTACTTGAGTTAAATGAATTAGTAAAAGCATGTGAAGAAGAATTTGGAGTATCTGCAGCAGCACCAGTTGCTGTTATGGGTGGAGCAGCAGCACCAGCAGCTGAAGAGAAGAATGAATTTGATGTAATTTTAACAAGCGCTGGAAGCCAAAAAATTAAAGTAATCAAGGCTGTAAGAGAGATTACAGGTCTTGGATTAAAAGAAGCAAAAGAATTAGTTGATGGAGCTCCTAAAACATTAAAAGAAGGAGTTGCTAAAGAAGAAGCAGAAACAATGAAAGCAAAACTTGAAGAAGTTGGAGCTGGCGTAGAGCTTAAGTAA
- the rplJ gene encoding 50S ribosomal protein L10, giving the protein MSSNLEIKKQIVEEIKGKFSKAQSAVVVDYRGLTVEEATELRKKMREAGVEYKVYKNTLMRLAVKDTDFESLTANLTGPNAVAFGYEDPVTPAKILNDFAKDHKALELKAGVVEGQYYDVDTIKEIAEIPSREVLLAKLLGSIKSPLSNLAYLLQAIADKNGAEA; this is encoded by the coding sequence ATGTCAAGCAACTTAGAGATCAAAAAGCAGATTGTAGAAGAGATCAAAGGAAAGTTTTCTAAAGCACAATCAGCAGTAGTTGTAGATTACAGAGGATTAACTGTAGAAGAAGCAACTGAGTTGAGAAAAAAAATGAGAGAAGCTGGTGTAGAATATAAAGTATACAAAAATACTTTAATGAGATTGGCTGTAAAGGATACTGATTTTGAATCTTTAACAGCAAATTTAACAGGACCAAATGCTGTTGCTTTTGGATATGAAGACCCTGTAACTCCAGCAAAGATCTTAAATGATTTTGCAAAAGATCATAAAGCTTTAGAATTAAAAGCAGGTGTCGTTGAAGGACAATATTATGATGTTGATACAATCAAAGAAATCGCAGAAATTCCTTCAAGAGAGGTATTACTTGCAAAACTTCTTGGAAGTATCAAGTCGCCATTATCAAATCTTGCTTACTTACTTCAAGCTATTGCAGATAAAAATGGCGCAGAAGCATAA
- the sigH gene encoding RNA polymerase sporulation sigma factor SigH yields MLVAIGNEREEVAEKTELRVDEDVVEDARQGNSKAQEYLIKKYKNFVRAKARSYFLIGADREDIIQEGMIGLFKAIRDFKPDKRSSFRAFAEICITRQIITAIKTATRQKHIPLNSYVSLNKPIYDEESDRTLLDVISGAKISDPEELIISREELAHIESKIGEILSDLEWTVLMSYLQGKSYQEMAAELDRHVKSIDNALQRVKRKLERYLEVRGS; encoded by the coding sequence ATGTTGGTGGCAATCGGTAATGAACGAGAGGAAGTTGCTGAAAAAACTGAATTAAGAGTTGATGAAGATGTTGTTGAGGATGCTAGACAAGGTAATTCTAAAGCACAGGAATATCTTATTAAAAAATATAAAAATTTTGTTAGAGCAAAAGCAAGATCTTATTTTTTGATTGGAGCAGATCGGGAAGATATTATTCAAGAGGGGATGATAGGTCTTTTTAAGGCTATTCGTGATTTTAAACCGGACAAGCGATCCTCCTTTAGAGCTTTTGCTGAAATATGTATTACAAGACAGATTATTACAGCGATTAAAACAGCTACAAGACAAAAGCATATTCCTCTAAATTCATATGTTTCTTTGAACAAGCCAATATATGATGAAGAATCAGATAGAACATTACTAGATGTTATATCTGGAGCGAAGATTTCTGATCCTGAAGAATTAATTATATCAAGGGAAGAACTTGCACATATTGAATCGAAGATAGGAGAAATATTGAGTGATTTGGAATGGACTGTACTTATGTCGTATCTTCAGGGGAAATCTTATCAGGAAATGGCTGCTGAACTGGACAGACACGTAAAATCTATTGACAATGCACTTCAACGTGTAAAAAGAAAGCTAGAAAGGTATTTAGAGGTAAGGGGAAGTTAA
- the rplK gene encoding 50S ribosomal protein L11, with protein sequence MAKKVTGMIKLQIPAGKATPAPPVGPALGQHGVNIMQFCKEFNAKTADQAGLVIPVVITVYQDRSFTFITKTPPAAVLLKKAAGLESASGEPNRNKVATISIDKVKEIAELKMPDLNAGSLEAAMSMIKGTARSMGIVVEE encoded by the coding sequence ATGGCAAAAAAAGTTACAGGAATGATTAAACTACAAATCCCTGCAGGAAAAGCTACTCCAGCACCACCAGTAGGACCAGCACTTGGACAACATGGTGTGAATATTATGCAATTTTGTAAGGAGTTTAATGCAAAAACTGCAGATCAAGCTGGTTTGGTTATACCAGTAGTTATTACAGTTTATCAAGATAGATCATTTACATTTATCACTAAAACACCACCAGCAGCTGTACTATTAAAAAAGGCAGCAGGTCTTGAGAGTGCTTCTGGTGAGCCAAATAGAAACAAGGTTGCAACAATATCAATAGACAAAGTAAAAGAAATTGCTGAATTAAAAATGCCTGATTTAAATGCTGGTAGCTTAGAAGCTGCTATGAGTATGATCAAAGGTACTGCTAGAAGTATGGGTATTGTCGTAGAAGAATAA
- the secE gene encoding preprotein translocase subunit SecE, whose protein sequence is MAVQTNTNKLGKSQNVGKYFKNVKAELKKVIWPNKKDLISYTTVVVVTCAITAAGIWLVDTALGKALQQIIK, encoded by the coding sequence ATGGCAGTACAAACAAATACAAATAAATTAGGCAAATCACAAAATGTAGGTAAATACTTCAAAAATGTTAAAGCAGAACTTAAAAAAGTAATTTGGCCAAATAAAAAAGACTTAATTTCGTATACTACAGTAGTAGTAGTAACTTGTGCGATTACAGCAGCTGGAATTTGGCTAGTAGATACAGCTTTAGGGAAAGCTCTTCAGCAAATTATTAAATAG
- the thyX gene encoding FAD-dependent thymidylate synthase: MKVELIQYTPQPERVVAAAAKLCYSRVGVDEIMENLTDEKIDSFLNMLMDLGHESPIEHISFTFAVEGVSRVLTHQLVRHRIASYSQQSQRYVKLDQFEYIIPPSIEAIPEAREKFIQAMEDDQKKYNELVEILQKKHYDRLLEEGKSESFARRMSEKMAIEDSRYVFPNACETKIVFTMNARTLLNFFHHRCCQRAQWEIREMATKMLKLVKEVAPAIFKNAGPSCISGSCPEGNMTCGKIDEVRKAFLQPITHKI, translated from the coding sequence ATGAAAGTAGAATTAATTCAATATACACCACAGCCTGAGAGAGTAGTAGCTGCTGCTGCAAAGCTTTGCTATTCAAGAGTAGGCGTAGATGAAATAATGGAAAATTTGACAGATGAAAAAATAGATAGCTTTTTAAATATGTTAATGGATTTAGGACACGAATCTCCTATAGAGCATATAAGCTTTACATTTGCAGTAGAAGGGGTTAGTAGAGTTCTTACCCATCAGTTAGTAAGACATAGAATAGCTAGTTATTCACAACAATCTCAAAGATATGTAAAGCTTGATCAGTTTGAATATATTATTCCACCTAGTATCGAAGCTATTCCTGAAGCAAGGGAAAAGTTTATACAAGCTATGGAAGATGATCAAAAAAAATATAATGAGTTAGTAGAGATTTTACAAAAGAAGCATTATGATAGATTGCTTGAGGAAGGAAAAAGTGAAAGCTTTGCAAGAAGAATGTCTGAAAAAATGGCGATTGAAGATAGCAGATATGTGTTTCCTAATGCATGTGAGACAAAAATTGTATTTACTATGAATGCAAGAACATTGTTGAATTTTTTTCATCATAGGTGTTGTCAAAGAGCTCAGTGGGAGATTAGAGAAATGGCTACAAAAATGTTAAAGCTAGTAAAGGAAGTGGCTCCTGCTATATTCAAAAATGCAGGACCAAGCTGTATTTCTGGTTCATGTCCAGAAGGAAATATGACTTGTGGAAAAATCGATGAAGTAAGAAAAGCTTTTTTACAACCGATTACCCATAAAATATAA
- the rplA gene encoding 50S ribosomal protein L1: MPKRGKRYQESAKLIDRTAQYGTEEALKLVVDAAKAKFDETVEAHIKLGVDSRHADQQVRGAIVLPHGTGKTRKVLVFAKGEKVKEAENAGADYVGAEDMVQKIQKENWFDFDVVVATPDMMGLVGRLGRVLGPKGLMPNPKSGTVTFEVEKAVKEIKAGKVEYRLDKTNIIHVPIGKVSFGAEKLIENFKTLMDAIIKAKPAAAKGQYLKSITVTSTMGPGVKVNPTKVMD; the protein is encoded by the coding sequence ATGCCAAAAAGAGGTAAAAGATATCAAGAAAGTGCAAAATTAATAGATAGAACAGCTCAATATGGAACAGAAGAAGCATTAAAGTTAGTAGTAGATGCTGCAAAAGCTAAATTTGATGAGACTGTTGAAGCACACATTAAGCTTGGAGTTGACTCAAGACATGCAGATCAACAAGTTAGAGGTGCGATTGTATTACCACATGGTACAGGTAAAACAAGAAAAGTATTAGTTTTTGCAAAAGGTGAAAAGGTTAAAGAAGCTGAAAATGCTGGTGCAGATTATGTCGGAGCAGAAGACATGGTTCAAAAAATTCAAAAAGAAAACTGGTTTGACTTCGATGTAGTAGTAGCTACACCAGACATGATGGGTCTTGTAGGAAGACTTGGTAGAGTATTAGGACCAAAAGGCTTAATGCCAAACCCTAAATCAGGAACTGTTACTTTCGAAGTAGAAAAGGCAGTAAAAGAAATCAAAGCAGGAAAAGTAGAATATAGATTAGATAAAACAAATATTATTCACGTACCAATTGGAAAGGTATCTTTTGGTGCAGAAAAATTAATTGAAAACTTCAAAACATTAATGGATGCAATAATTAAAGCAAAGCCAGCGGCTGCAAAAGGACAATACTTAAAAAGTATTACTGTAACAAGTACAATGGGTCCTGGTGTAAAAGTTAATCCAACAAAAGTAATGGATTAA
- a CDS encoding Mini-ribonuclease 3 produces MDKNFVEFMHLEKKSEEEIRFISPLVLAYIGDAVYEVYIREYILHRYGGNVNKLHKIATRFVKAGAQAKAVHGLEKELPEKEWNIIKRGRNQKSGTVPKNAELVDYKYATGFEALIGYLYLLGDTGRIKEIVKRAIQIIEE; encoded by the coding sequence ATGGATAAAAATTTTGTTGAATTTATGCACTTGGAGAAAAAAAGTGAAGAAGAAATTAGATTTATATCACCTTTGGTGCTTGCTTATATTGGAGATGCTGTTTATGAAGTTTATATTAGAGAATATATTCTTCACAGATATGGAGGAAATGTAAATAAACTCCATAAAATTGCTACAAGATTTGTAAAAGCAGGAGCACAAGCAAAGGCTGTACATGGTTTGGAAAAAGAGCTACCAGAAAAGGAATGGAATATAATTAAAAGAGGAAGAAATCAAAAATCAGGAACTGTTCCAAAGAATGCAGAGCTTGTAGATTACAAATATGCTACAGGTTTTGAAGCGTTGATTGGATATTTATATTTATTAGGAGATACAGGGAGAATAAAAGAAATTGTTAAAAGAGCTATACAAATAATAGAAGAATAG
- the tuf gene encoding elongation factor Tu has product MAKAKFERNKPHVNIGTIGHVDHGKTTLTAAITMTLNKRFGTGEAVAFENIDKAPEERERGITISTAHVEYETPNRHYAHVDCPGHADYVKNMITGAAQMDGAILVVAATDGPMPQTREHILLSRQVGVPYIVVFLNKCDMVDDEELLDLVEMEVRELLNEYEFPGDDTPIVRGSALEALNDPDGPWGDKIVELFEAIDEYIPEPQRDTDKPFIMPVEDVFSITGRGTVATGRVERGILKVQDEVEIVGLSEEPRKVVVTGVEMFRKLLDQAQAGDNIGALLRGVQRDEIERGQVLAKPGTINPHTKFKAEVYVLKKEEGGRHTPFFKGYRPQFYFRTTDITGSIELPEGVEMCMPGDNVTMEIELISPIAIEEGLRFAIREGGRTVGAGVVAQIIE; this is encoded by the coding sequence ATGGCAAAAGCTAAATTTGAGAGAAATAAGCCACATGTTAACATTGGAACAATCGGTCACGTTGACCACGGTAAAACAACATTAACAGCAGCGATTACAATGACATTAAACAAAAGATTTGGAACTGGAGAAGCAGTAGCATTCGAAAATATCGATAAAGCTCCAGAAGAAAGAGAAAGAGGAATCACAATTTCAACAGCACACGTTGAGTATGAAACACCAAACAGACACTACGCACACGTTGACTGTCCAGGACATGCTGACTACGTTAAAAACATGATTACAGGAGCAGCACAAATGGACGGAGCGATCCTAGTAGTTGCAGCAACAGATGGTCCAATGCCTCAAACAAGAGAGCATATCTTACTATCAAGACAAGTAGGTGTACCATACATCGTAGTATTCTTAAACAAATGTGATATGGTAGACGATGAAGAATTATTAGACTTAGTAGAAATGGAAGTAAGAGAATTATTAAACGAATATGAATTCCCAGGAGATGATACACCAATCGTTAGAGGATCAGCATTAGAAGCATTAAACGATCCAGATGGACCATGGGGAGATAAAATCGTAGAATTATTTGAAGCAATCGATGAGTACATTCCTGAGCCACAAAGAGATACAGACAAGCCATTCATCATGCCAGTAGAGGACGTATTCTCAATCACAGGAAGAGGAACAGTAGCAACAGGAAGAGTAGAAAGAGGAATCCTAAAAGTACAAGATGAAGTAGAAATCGTAGGATTATCAGAAGAGCCAAGAAAAGTAGTAGTAACAGGAGTAGAAATGTTTAGAAAGCTACTAGATCAAGCACAAGCAGGAGATAACATCGGAGCACTTCTAAGAGGTGTGCAAAGAGATGAAATCGAAAGAGGACAAGTATTAGCAAAGCCAGGAACAATCAATCCACATACAAAATTCAAAGCTGAAGTTTACGTATTAAAGAAAGAAGAAGGTGGAAGACATACACCATTCTTTAAAGGATACAGACCACAGTTCTACTTCAGAACAACAGATATCACAGGATCAATCGAGTTACCAGAAGGCGTAGAAATGTGTATGCCAGGAGATAACGTAACAATGGAAATTGAGCTAATCAGCCCAATCGCTATTGAAGAAGGATTAAGATTTGCTATCCGTGAGGGTGGTAGAACAGTTGGAGCAGGTGTTGTTGCTCAAATTATTGAATAA
- the rlmB gene encoding 23S rRNA (guanosine(2251)-2'-O)-methyltransferase RlmB yields MNSDKIEGRNPVIEALRADRAIDKIMIANGAEGSVKKIIGMAKDKNIPIQYVKKQKLNEISVSHAHQGVIAFVAAHTYVEVEDILKKAEEKNEDPFIIILDEITDPHNLGSIMRTADACGAHGVIIPKRRSVGLTGIVAKTSAGAIEYVPVAKVSNIVRTIDFLKSQGLWVVGADMTGEKKHYEENLKGKIALVIGSEGKGIGRLVKEKCDFLVNIPMKGEVSSLNASVAAAVLMYEVVRQREERIG; encoded by the coding sequence ATGAATTCGGATAAGATTGAAGGAAGAAATCCAGTAATAGAAGCTCTAAGAGCAGATAGAGCAATAGATAAGATTATGATTGCAAATGGAGCGGAAGGTTCCGTCAAAAAGATTATCGGTATGGCAAAAGATAAAAACATACCTATTCAATACGTAAAAAAGCAAAAGCTTAATGAGATTTCTGTATCTCATGCTCATCAGGGTGTGATTGCTTTTGTAGCAGCTCATACATATGTAGAAGTTGAGGATATATTGAAAAAAGCTGAAGAAAAAAATGAAGATCCATTTATTATTATATTAGATGAAATTACAGATCCTCATAATTTAGGGTCTATTATGAGAACTGCTGATGCTTGTGGGGCTCATGGTGTGATTATTCCCAAAAGAAGGTCTGTAGGGCTTACGGGGATAGTTGCGAAGACTTCTGCTGGTGCTATAGAGTATGTTCCTGTTGCGAAGGTATCTAACATTGTGAGAACTATAGATTTTCTAAAATCACAAGGACTATGGGTAGTTGGAGCAGATATGACAGGAGAGAAGAAGCATTATGAAGAAAATCTAAAAGGAAAAATTGCATTAGTAATTGGAAGTGAAGGTAAAGGGATAGGAAGATTGGTAAAAGAAAAATGTGATTTTTTAGTAAATATTCCTATGAAAGGGGAAGTCAGCTCTTTGAATGCATCGGTAGCAGCAGCTGTTCTTATGTATGAAGTGGTTCGTCAAAGAGAGGAAAGAATAGGGTGA
- the nusG gene encoding transcription termination/antitermination protein NusG — translation MSEKPKWYVVHTYSGHENKVKANIEKLVENRGMEDIISEIVVPTEEKIEVKNGKKKSKQKKIFPGYVLIKMIMNDESWYVVRNTRGVTGFVGPGSKPIPLSDEEVKKMGIEEPVAEIDVVVGDTVKVISGPFESFIGVVKGINLERQILKVLISMFGRETPVELDFAQVEKL, via the coding sequence ATGTCTGAAAAGCCAAAATGGTATGTAGTTCACACCTATTCTGGACATGAAAACAAAGTAAAGGCAAATATTGAAAAGCTTGTTGAGAATAGAGGTATGGAAGATATTATTAGTGAAATTGTTGTACCTACAGAAGAGAAAATAGAAGTTAAAAATGGGAAGAAAAAATCAAAACAGAAGAAAATTTTCCCTGGCTATGTGCTTATTAAGATGATTATGAATGATGAGTCTTGGTATGTAGTAAGGAATACAAGAGGTGTTACAGGTTTCGTAGGTCCAGGGTCTAAGCCGATTCCTTTGAGTGATGAAGAAGTGAAGAAAATGGGAATTGAAGAACCAGTTGCAGAAATCGATGTTGTTGTAGGAGATACAGTAAAAGTTATATCCGGTCCATTTGAAAGTTTTATTGGCGTTGTCAAAGGAATCAACCTAGAAAGACAGATATTGAAGGTGCTTATTTCAATGTTTGGAAGAGAAACACCTGTAGAACTTGATTTTGCACAAGTAGAAAAATTATAA